The nucleotide sequence GGCTATTGGCTTTTAGCTATCAGTTACTAGCTAAAAATCCATTTCATATTATTTTATACACAATCTTGTTGCATAGGTAGTTCATCTGCATCATTGTTAAATGCTAATTTTAAAAGCGGTGGAGTAACTATAGTAGTAGCTAATACTATCAGAATAGTAGAAGTAAAAATTTCATGTCCTATAATCTGCATTTTTAAACCTAAATTAGCAACAATAAGTGCAACCTCAGCCCTTGGAATCATACCAATACTAATCTGTAAAGCTTCTCTTGTCTTAAAATTAGAAAGTTTAGCACCAATACCACATCCTATAACCTTACCTAATATTGCCGCTAATATAAGTGCTATACTTATACCTATCGTTCCTCCAATATGATCTAATCTAACATTTAATCCTATATTCATAAAGAATATTGGAGTAAATAGTGAATATGCGATTCTTTGGATTTCATGAGAAACTCTATTTCTATGAGGAGTAGTTGAAAATAATACTCCTGTAAAGTATGCTCCGATAATAGCTGCAACTCCAAGCTCTTCTGCTATAAACGCAAGCAAGAAACAAAATATAAGTGCAGCAGTTAAAATTCTGTTTTCTCTACTAACTATATCTGAATACTTTGTTAATAGCTTTGAAAAGACTATACCTACTACAATAGATAGAATAAAGAAAGATACTATTTTCCCTATAACTAAAAATATACTAACACTTTCAGACGGAGCTGCAATACCTACAACTAAAGTTAAAATTATTATTCCTGCAACATCATCTATTATAGCAGCACCTAAAATCCCTATTCCTTGTCTAGTTCTTAGCTTACCTAACTCTCTTAAAGCTTGTACTGTAATACTTACACTAGTAGCAGTTAATATAACACCTACAAAAAGTGCTTCTGTAAAATCTGCTCCTGGCTTGGTCAAATATATTGCCAAAATACCAGCCAATAAAGGAACTACTATACCACCTATCGCAATAAACGTAGAAGATTTACCTGAAGCTTTAAGGTCACGAAGGTCTGTTTCAAGTCCTGCTATAAACATAAGTAATATTACTCCGATTTCAGCCATATGGCTAATAGATACACCTGTATTAATTAAATTTAGTACCGATGGTCCTACTAAAAGACCTGCTAATATTTGTCCTAAAACTGAGGGTTGTTTTAGTTTTTTACTTATATACCCTCCTATATTTGCGAAAATAAGTATAAGAGCTATGTCTAATAAGAAAGTTAAATTATGTTCCAATTGTATCATCTCCTGAACGTTTATTAAATAAATTATTAATCTTAATAGTTAAGAAATAATACTTTAATAATATTATTATTGCTTGTCATAAAATTCACACATTTCTAACGTCCCGTAAACTATATTATCATATTGTTACGAGAATTTTAATGAATAATTTGTTAAAGTTATATGTCTATATAAGCTTTTCTATTATTTTTCAAAAAACCTTTTTAGGCGGAGGCATGAACCTCCGCTCTATACTTAGTCTTATTCAACTTGTTTTAATTTTTCTGCTTGGTCTGTTGTAATAAGGGAATCTATCATCTCATCTATATCTCCATCTAGGAAAGCATCTAGTTTATATACTGTAAGGTTTATTCTATGGTCAGTTATTCTACCCTGTGGGAAGTTATAAGTTCTAATTCTTTCACTTCTATCTCCTGTTCCAACCTGGCTTCTTCTAGCCTCTGCTACTTCTGCATCTCTTTCAGCTTGATATTTATCATATAATCTCGCTTTTAATATTTTAAATGCCTTTTCTTTATTTTTTAATTGTGATTTTTCATCTTGACAAGAAACTACCATTCCTGTTGGGATATGTGTTAGTCTTACAGCTGAATCTGTTGTGTTAACGTGCTGCCCTCCATTACCTGATGAACGGAAAACATCTATTCTTACATCATTAGGATTAATTTCTATGTCTATATCGTCAACTTCTGGCAAAACAGCAACAGTTGCAGTAGATGTATGAATTCTACCACTTGATTCAGTAGCAGGCACTCTTTGAACTCTGTGTACTCCACTTTCATATTTTAATCTTGAATAGGCTCCTTTACCCTTTATCATAACTACTACTTCTTTGAACCCACCTACTCCTTGGCTATTTGAACTCATTAGTTCTACTTTCCAACCATTTCTTTCTGCATATCTAGAGTACATTCTAAATAAATCACCTGCGAAAATACCTGCTTCATCTCCACCTGCTCCTGCACGTATTTCCATAATAACATTCTTTTCATCATTAGGGTCTTTTGGTATTAATAACAACTTAAGCTCTTGAGTTAATTCTTCATCCCTAGCAGTTAGTTCTTTAATTTCTTCTTTAACCATTTCCTTAAAGTCATCATCTAATTTTTCTTTTAACATTTCTTTTGCATCGTTTAATTGCTCGTTTACTTCTTTGTATTCTTTATATTTTTGAATTATCGGCTCTAATTGTGCATGTTCTTTTACATATTTCTGCCACTCTGATGTATTGCTTATCACTTCTGGGTCTGATATTTTTTTACTTAACTCTTTATATTTTTCTTCTAAGAAATCTAATTTTTCTAACATTTTCTTCACCTCTGAAAAGTAGTCATCTAAATTAATATTATAACATATTCTCTAACTTTTGGGTAGTGTTGTGTAAAATTTTGGATTTGTGATGAAAATATTTACTTTAATACATAGCAACCCCCAAAACTCCAGCTAATACTATTGCTAAAATAGGATGTGTTTTCCTAAATACTAATATGTAAAATATCATCCCAGCAATTAAAACACTCTTTACGTCTATAAACGCATCTTTAGCAACTAATACTGCAGCTGAAGCTATAAGCCCTAACACCACAGGTCTTATCCCTTTAAACGCCCACTCAACATATTTAGAATCCTTATATTTATTAAAAAAGTGTGCTATTGTCAAGATTATTATAGTTGAAGGGATAATTACAGCTAGTGTTGCTACTATAGAACCTAATACTCCAGCTATTTTATATCCTAGAAAAGTTGCACTATTTATTGCTATAGGACCAGGAGTTATTTGTGATATAGCTAATATGTCAATAAAATCACTGGAAGTAATCCAACCATGTATATCTATAACTTCCTGACGAATAAGTGGAAGCATAGCATAGCCCCCACCGAAGCTAAAAAGTCCTATTTTTAAAAATGAAACAAA is from Caldisalinibacter kiritimatiensis and encodes:
- a CDS encoding cation:proton antiporter, translating into MEHNLTFLLDIALILIFANIGGYISKKLKQPSVLGQILAGLLVGPSVLNLINTGVSISHMAEIGVILLMFIAGLETDLRDLKASGKSSTFIAIGGIVVPLLAGILAIYLTKPGADFTEALFVGVILTATSVSITVQALRELGKLRTRQGIGILGAAIIDDVAGIIILTLVVGIAAPSESVSIFLVIGKIVSFFILSIVVGIVFSKLLTKYSDIVSRENRILTAALIFCFLLAFIAEELGVAAIIGAYFTGVLFSTTPHRNRVSHEIQRIAYSLFTPIFFMNIGLNVRLDHIGGTIGISIALILAAILGKVIGCGIGAKLSNFKTREALQISIGMIPRAEVALIVANLGLKMQIIGHEIFTSTILIVLATTIVTPPLLKLAFNNDADELPMQQDCV
- a CDS encoding chromate transporter, whose product is MLLKLFVSFLKIGLFSFGGGYAMLPLIRQEVIDIHGWITSSDFIDILAISQITPGPIAINSATFLGYKIAGVLGSIVATLAVIIPSTIIILTIAHFFNKYKDSKYVEWAFKGIRPVVLGLIASAAVLVAKDAFIDVKSVLIAGMIFYILVFRKTHPILAIVLAGVLGVAMY
- the prfA gene encoding peptide chain release factor 1: MLEKLDFLEEKYKELSKKISDPEVISNTSEWQKYVKEHAQLEPIIQKYKEYKEVNEQLNDAKEMLKEKLDDDFKEMVKEEIKELTARDEELTQELKLLLIPKDPNDEKNVIMEIRAGAGGDEAGIFAGDLFRMYSRYAERNGWKVELMSSNSQGVGGFKEVVVMIKGKGAYSRLKYESGVHRVQRVPATESSGRIHTSTATVAVLPEVDDIDIEINPNDVRIDVFRSSGNGGQHVNTTDSAVRLTHIPTGMVVSCQDEKSQLKNKEKAFKILKARLYDKYQAERDAEVAEARRSQVGTGDRSERIRTYNFPQGRITDHRINLTVYKLDAFLDGDIDEMIDSLITTDQAEKLKQVE